A genomic window from Anas platyrhynchos isolate ZD024472 breed Pekin duck chromosome 13, IASCAAS_PekinDuck_T2T, whole genome shotgun sequence includes:
- the FEZF2 gene encoding fez family zinc finger protein 2: protein MASSGSLETVMPSSCPRHDGRAAAANPSKSLAFSIERIMAKTSEPKPAFEQRQGGPGPEPEPGKKPLSLCSPLPCVIPIPPLGYEVPSKTLLNYSELWKSSLRGGGGLCKANCGVCCKAELALGQPSGRLIKPQVIHQAGAVPAAPRSLYYFNYLDAAYHPADLLHGQLFPAGLLGAPPPGGLSAHQKLFLLENAKLAGLAAEKLPPPPPPLAHKERLPGHLDQVMKEAAERGGPPKGHAKLGGGGAAEGKPKNFTCEVCGKVFNAHYNLTRHMPVHTGARPFVCKVCGKGFRQASTLCRHKIIHTQEKPHKCNQCGKAFNRSSTLNTHIRIHAGYKPFVCEFCGKGFHQKGNYKNHKLTHSGEKQYKCTICNKAFHQIYNLTFHMHTHNDKKPFTCVTCGKGFCRNFDLKKHVRKLHDSVSSAPPPPPRDPARSGQS, encoded by the exons ATGGCGAGCTCGGGGTCGCTGGAGACGGTCatgccttcctcctgcccccgGCACGACGGCAGGGCCGCCGCCGCTAACCCCTCCAAGAGCCTGGCCTTCTCCATCGAGCGGATCATGGCCAAGACGTCGGAACCCAAGCCGGCCTTCGAGCAGAGGCAAGGCGGCCCGgggccggagccggagccgggcAAGAAGCCGCTGAGCCTGTGCTCGCCCCTGCCCTGCGTGATCCCCATCCCGCCGCTGGGCTACGAGGTGCCCTCCAAGACTCTCCTCAATTACTCGGAGCTGTGGAAGAGCAGCctgcggggcggcggggggctctgCAAAGCCAACTGCGGCGTGTGCTGCAAGGCAGAGCTCGCCCTGGGCCAGCCCAGCGGCCGGCTCATCAAGCCGCAGGTCATCCACCAGGCGGGGGCCGTGCCGGCCGCCCCCCGCTCCCTTTACTACTTCAATTACCTGGACGCCGCGTACCACCCGGCCGACCTGCTGCACGGACAGCTCTTCCCCGCCGGCCTGCTGggcgccccgccgccgggggGGCTCTCCGCTCACCAGAAGCTTTTCCTGCTGGAAAACGCCAAGCTGGCGGGGCTGGCGGCCGAGAagctgccgccgccgcctccccccctGGCGCACAAGGAGAGGCTGCCCGGCCACCTGGACCAGGTGATGAAGGAGGCGGCGGAGCGCGGGGGCCCCCCCAAAGGCCACGCCAAGCTgggaggcggcggggcggcggagGGCAAGCCCAAGAACTTCACCTGCGAGGTCTGCGGCAAG GTGTTCAACGCGCACTACAACCTCACCCGCCACATGCCGGTGCACACGGGGGCCAGGCCGTTCGTCTGCAAGGTGTGCGGGAAGGGCTTCCGCCAGGCCAGCACCCTGTGCCGGCACAAAATCATCCACACGCAG GAGAAACCCCACAAGTGCAACCAGTGCGGGAAGGCGTTCAACAGGAGCTCCACGCTCAACACCCACATCCGCATCCACGCCGGCTACAAGCCCTTCGTCTGCGAGTTCTGCGGCAAGGGCTTCCACCAGAAAG GCAACTACAAGAACCACAAGCTGACCCACAGCGGCGAGAAGCAGTACAAGTGCACGATTTGCAACAAAGCCTTCCACCAGATCTATAACTTGACTTTCCACATGCACACCCACAACGACAAGAAGCCCTTCACGTGCGTCACTTGCGGGAAAGGATTTTGCAGAAACTTTGATTTAAAGAAGCACGTCCGAAAGTTGCACGACAGCGTCTCcagcgcgccgccgccgccgccccgggaCCCTGCGCGCAGCGGGCAGAGCTAA